A window of the Bdellovibrio sp. ZAP7 genome harbors these coding sequences:
- a CDS encoding molybdopterin-binding protein: MIASVLGIGTELVDGQIVNKNAAWISEKLKALGLTTKLHLVIPDDRKLIFESLDYCGQYSDLMFITGGLGPTSDDFTREVISEWTGLSLKWDESSWQHIKERLEPRGYVVKDIQRQQCYFPEGARVLKNNEGTANAFFVEAKGKKIFVLPGPPREIESVWNSEIAAWLEKSVEGMDPYITRHWDTIGMGESDVATLVEQALANVNVEKGYRVHLPYVEVKMSYFKSQEEKMRIHVENVTEALRDITVTRDQQDVPLMLSLALKSYTSLSIQDSATGQFLMNRLMPVMRNFMTEKIWSFSSHNIDPEADIRLIVLPKDEHSVFVSVERGNKKSSDIIVAPYKAMPMKERRAQYFAEAAMIFWLRHL, encoded by the coding sequence ATGATCGCCTCAGTTTTAGGAATCGGAACAGAATTGGTTGACGGCCAAATTGTGAATAAAAATGCAGCCTGGATTTCGGAGAAATTAAAGGCTTTGGGTTTAACGACAAAACTTCACCTTGTTATTCCAGATGATAGAAAACTCATTTTTGAATCTTTGGATTATTGTGGTCAGTACTCTGATTTGATGTTCATAACAGGTGGCTTAGGTCCCACGTCTGATGATTTCACTCGCGAGGTCATTTCCGAGTGGACGGGTCTTTCACTGAAGTGGGATGAGTCTTCTTGGCAGCACATTAAAGAGCGCCTCGAGCCCCGTGGTTACGTCGTTAAAGATATTCAAAGACAGCAGTGTTATTTTCCTGAAGGCGCGCGAGTCCTTAAAAACAACGAGGGCACCGCCAATGCTTTTTTCGTCGAGGCGAAAGGCAAAAAGATTTTCGTTTTACCTGGCCCTCCCCGGGAAATTGAATCGGTATGGAATAGTGAAATCGCTGCGTGGTTGGAAAAATCTGTTGAAGGTATGGATCCCTATATCACCCGCCACTGGGACACCATCGGCATGGGAGAATCAGATGTAGCAACTTTGGTTGAGCAGGCCTTGGCCAATGTGAATGTAGAAAAAGGTTACCGCGTTCATCTTCCCTATGTGGAAGTAAAGATGTCCTACTTTAAATCCCAAGAAGAAAAAATGCGCATTCACGTCGAAAACGTGACGGAAGCTTTACGCGACATCACGGTCACTCGTGACCAACAAGATGTTCCATTGATGCTGTCTTTAGCTTTGAAAAGCTATACATCTCTCAGTATTCAAGACTCTGCAACGGGCCAGTTTTTGATGAACCGCCTGATGCCCGTCATGCGAAATTTTATGACGGAAAAGATTTGGAGTTTCTCAAGTCACAACATCGATCCAGAAGCGGACATCCGTTTGATTGTGCTACCAAAAGACGAACACTCCGTTTTCGTAAGTGTCGAGCGCGGGAACAAAAAGTCTTCGGATATTATCGTCGCTCCTTATAAAGCGATGCCCATGAAAGAACGGCGCGCGCAGTACTTCGCAGAAGCCGCCATGATATTCTGGCTCCGCCACCTTTAA
- a CDS encoding YgcG family protein produces the protein MRILSWLLLPILLVASFQARAEFKVPALQGPVMDEVGVIPRSMRQDLTQLLFDFNKRGKAQIQVLVINSLEGEPIEQASIKITDQWKLGDAKKDNGVLFLIALQDRKMRIEVGQGLEGAIPDVYAKRIIADVVTPYFRKQRYADGIYAGVAQIMALADKEFADEKGMTTEDRSDDKGGGIPIGVIILLLIIISILGRFGGGRGRYLGGRGGYGGGTFGGGGWGGGSGGGWSGGGGGFSGGGSSGSW, from the coding sequence ATGCGTATTCTATCTTGGCTTTTGCTGCCCATTCTTTTGGTGGCGAGCTTTCAAGCTCGCGCTGAATTCAAGGTTCCTGCCTTGCAGGGACCTGTCATGGACGAAGTGGGTGTGATCCCACGTTCGATGCGCCAGGATCTGACGCAGCTCCTGTTTGATTTCAACAAACGTGGCAAAGCGCAGATCCAAGTTTTGGTGATCAACAGCCTTGAAGGCGAGCCGATTGAACAAGCTTCTATTAAAATCACCGACCAGTGGAAGTTGGGCGATGCTAAAAAAGACAACGGCGTTCTATTCCTAATTGCTCTGCAAGATCGCAAAATGCGCATCGAAGTCGGGCAAGGACTTGAGGGAGCGATTCCCGATGTCTATGCGAAACGAATCATCGCCGATGTTGTCACTCCTTATTTCCGCAAACAAAGATATGCCGATGGAATCTATGCCGGTGTCGCGCAGATCATGGCTTTGGCTGACAAGGAATTTGCTGACGAAAAAGGTATGACCACCGAGGATCGTTCTGACGACAAAGGTGGTGGTATTCCCATTGGCGTTATCATTCTTCTTTTAATCATCATTTCTATTCTGGGCAGATTCGGGGGCGGCCGTGGTCGTTACTTGGGTGGTCGTGGTGGATATGGTGGCGGCACATTCGGCGGTGGAGGCTGGGGTGGTGGCAGTGGTGGCGGTTGGTCCGGAGGCGGCGGTGGTTTCAGTGGCGGCGGCTCTTCGGGTTCTTGGTAG
- a CDS encoding TPM domain-containing protein, giving the protein MAWIDKYLSDKEIEQISQTVHRVEEHTDGEIVPVIVKSSSSVGHVPMTLTLLLLLVLVIAELPFADLLWVTPWVYIWPFLVVGIYYISFALAKMPFIQKIFVPERDEVDQVHQRAHLEFYLNKIHRTNQGTGILIFVSVMERKAVILADEGINGKLPPETWNQVLAKLGEQLNKGDWAAGFNEAIEACGRHLHQHFPHTDGGHNQLKNHLVIR; this is encoded by the coding sequence ATGGCTTGGATTGATAAATATCTTTCAGATAAAGAAATTGAACAAATCTCCCAAACGGTTCATCGAGTTGAAGAACACACCGATGGTGAGATTGTACCCGTTATCGTCAAGAGCTCTTCTTCGGTGGGGCATGTTCCGATGACGTTAACTCTTCTTTTGCTTTTGGTTTTGGTGATCGCGGAATTGCCTTTTGCAGATTTGCTGTGGGTGACTCCATGGGTCTACATCTGGCCATTTTTGGTTGTTGGCATCTATTACATCTCTTTTGCCTTGGCGAAGATGCCGTTTATTCAAAAAATCTTTGTTCCCGAGCGTGACGAGGTGGATCAGGTGCATCAGCGTGCTCACTTGGAGTTTTACCTCAATAAAATTCATCGCACCAATCAGGGGACGGGGATTTTGATTTTTGTCTCGGTGATGGAGCGAAAAGCGGTGATTCTGGCTGATGAGGGGATTAACGGAAAACTTCCTCCAGAAACTTGGAATCAAGTTCTGGCAAAATTGGGTGAGCAACTGAACAAGGGCGACTGGGCCGCTGGATTTAATGAGGCCATCGAGGCCTGTGGTAGGCATTTGCACCAGCATTTCCCTCACACTGACGGTGGGCATAATCAGTTGAAAAATCACTTGGTCATTCGTTAA
- a CDS encoding protein tyrosine phosphatase, with amino-acid sequence MRKWIFLLPFVIAACAEKNVTSEPTNTPVAANQPESADPKSKLPFFMTKPTRTEPVELVFDTKYDVRKPVNYRKNDSLSMSGSASFAPPALKEIAKPAKKKKAQLYVFDLRQESHGLINDKPVTWQADRDWANADLGHEDVIQRERRLLGDLRVGEQIAGVEIKSIETEESLVRSAGHQYLRLTVTDHVRPTDNEVDLFIQAVRDLPANNWVHFHCRAGKGRTTTFMVMYDMLHNAQKDSLETIIERNTKLSDDYDVMTIPAETDWKYLYQKERAAFVQEFYKYAKANPKGAGQFWSNWGKK; translated from the coding sequence ATGAGAAAATGGATCTTTCTTTTGCCTTTCGTGATCGCCGCCTGTGCAGAGAAAAATGTCACGTCAGAACCTACCAATACGCCCGTGGCAGCGAACCAACCGGAATCAGCTGACCCAAAAAGCAAACTTCCCTTCTTTATGACAAAACCCACTCGCACCGAACCAGTGGAGTTGGTTTTCGATACGAAATACGATGTTCGTAAACCTGTGAATTATCGAAAAAATGACAGTCTTAGTATGTCGGGCAGTGCGAGTTTTGCTCCGCCAGCTTTAAAAGAGATCGCGAAACCCGCGAAAAAGAAAAAAGCGCAGCTTTATGTCTTTGACCTGCGCCAGGAATCCCATGGTTTGATAAATGATAAGCCAGTAACCTGGCAGGCGGACCGCGATTGGGCGAACGCTGACTTGGGTCATGAGGATGTCATTCAGCGCGAGCGCCGTCTGTTGGGCGATTTAAGAGTCGGTGAGCAAATTGCTGGTGTGGAGATCAAAAGCATTGAAACTGAAGAAAGCCTGGTCCGCAGCGCGGGTCATCAGTATTTGCGCTTGACGGTGACGGATCATGTTCGTCCCACTGATAACGAAGTCGACCTGTTTATCCAAGCGGTTCGTGATCTGCCGGCAAATAACTGGGTGCACTTTCATTGCCGCGCGGGCAAAGGACGTACGACCACTTTTATGGTGATGTATGATATGCTTCATAACGCGCAAAAGGATTCACTTGAAACCATCATCGAACGCAATACCAAGCTGAGTGATGATTATGATGTGATGACGATTCCAGCGGAAACCGACTGGAAATATCTTTATCAAAAAGAGCGTGCTGCTTTCGTGCAGGAATTTTACAAATATGCGAAGGCCAACCCTAAAGGGGCGGGTCAGTTTTGGTCTAACTGGGGTAAGAAATAA
- a CDS encoding LemA family protein — protein MKRMSKVLLMSLVLPFLAGCGIQSIPQSKNATEASLAEVSNQYKRRADLIPNLVNVVKGYAKHEETTLTQVVEARAKATSMQIDPSKVTPQQLAEYQKAQSGLSQALGRLMVVTENYPNLKADQNFRDLQAQLEGTENRITIARQRYIESINQFNNLVTVPPTSWTNSVMYHFEKMPQWDMSADEKATAEKAPEVKF, from the coding sequence ATGAAACGTATGTCTAAAGTTCTTTTGATGTCTCTGGTATTGCCATTTCTAGCGGGATGCGGGATTCAAAGTATTCCTCAATCCAAAAATGCGACGGAAGCTTCCTTGGCAGAGGTATCAAATCAATACAAACGTCGAGCTGATCTGATTCCAAACTTGGTGAACGTTGTAAAAGGTTACGCGAAACACGAGGAAACCACTTTGACTCAAGTGGTGGAAGCTCGCGCAAAAGCAACTTCAATGCAGATCGATCCATCCAAAGTGACACCTCAACAATTGGCGGAATATCAAAAAGCGCAAAGTGGTTTGTCCCAAGCTTTGGGTCGTTTGATGGTGGTGACGGAAAATTATCCGAACTTGAAAGCGGATCAGAATTTCCGTGATCTTCAAGCTCAACTTGAGGGCACAGAAAATCGTATTACAATTGCTCGCCAACGTTATATTGAATCGATCAATCAATTTAATAATCTGGTAACTGTTCCGCCAACAAGCTGGACAAACTCTGTGATGTATCATTTCGAAAAGATGCCTCAGTGGGATATGTCCGCTGATGAAAAGGCAACAGCTGAGAAAGCTCCAGAAGTTAAATTCTAA
- the hutH gene encoding histidine ammonia-lyase has product MAKELVLQGHLKVKDLSDFVFQRELFSKISVAENLHKKIEYSFKSLKTLIDKGVPIYGVTTGFGENSTHYVQSDHADQLQKNLINYLSCGQGRTIPTEASRAMFLVRLNSLAQGVSAVSPELIARMCLLLENDVLPVVPCEGSLGASGDLVPLAYLGQTVQGIGEVFHKGQRTSAENVLKKLNLPVYKLKPKEGLAIVNGTSTMAGMVLYNLKLTDFIVELCEVAAAWQCLILGGRKEAFGAFINEVAKTNPGQGESARNIRELLDAENYRPARGQDVAVAKNKTSEFIQDPYSMRCVPQILGPIRENLKHSWTSLEHEINSVTDNPVVNFEGGLEMGGNFYGGYLCQAMDFVKINLAHIADLADRQVLMLVSDKFNRGLSANLIDTKSIPANEQHMHHGLKGLHQTVGAITSEVIQRSIPSGIFSRSSESHNQDKVSLGMSASMTCLDMLEGVYKILAMQLVCLAQALDLKDIKLQSEKSQKVYSMVRSQVSFVNYDRSLGQEILNLTQTMQQQALRK; this is encoded by the coding sequence ATGGCTAAGGAATTGGTGCTGCAAGGGCATCTTAAAGTTAAAGACTTATCTGATTTTGTATTTCAGCGAGAGCTTTTTTCGAAAATTTCTGTCGCTGAAAACCTACATAAAAAAATCGAATATTCATTTAAATCCTTAAAGACCCTGATCGATAAGGGCGTACCTATTTACGGAGTGACGACTGGCTTTGGCGAAAACTCCACGCACTATGTGCAAAGTGATCACGCGGATCAGTTGCAAAAAAATCTGATCAATTATCTAAGCTGTGGCCAAGGTCGCACGATTCCCACTGAGGCCTCCCGTGCCATGTTTTTGGTGCGTTTAAATTCTTTGGCTCAAGGTGTTTCTGCGGTCAGCCCCGAACTTATCGCCAGAATGTGTCTGCTTTTAGAAAATGATGTCTTGCCGGTGGTGCCCTGCGAGGGTTCATTAGGTGCCAGTGGAGATTTAGTGCCACTAGCTTATCTCGGACAAACAGTTCAAGGTATCGGCGAAGTTTTCCACAAGGGCCAACGCACATCTGCTGAAAACGTTCTTAAGAAATTGAATCTGCCTGTTTACAAATTGAAACCCAAAGAAGGTTTGGCAATTGTGAACGGAACTTCCACGATGGCCGGAATGGTGCTTTATAATCTGAAGCTTACTGATTTTATCGTCGAGCTTTGTGAAGTCGCAGCTGCGTGGCAATGTTTGATCTTGGGGGGACGCAAGGAAGCCTTTGGAGCCTTCATCAATGAGGTTGCCAAAACCAATCCTGGGCAAGGTGAGAGTGCTCGAAATATCCGTGAGCTTTTGGATGCAGAAAATTACCGTCCTGCTCGCGGCCAGGATGTTGCGGTGGCTAAAAATAAAACATCTGAATTCATTCAAGACCCGTATTCCATGCGTTGTGTGCCACAGATCCTGGGCCCGATTCGTGAGAATTTGAAACACTCCTGGACAAGCCTTGAGCACGAAATCAATTCGGTGACAGATAATCCCGTCGTAAATTTTGAAGGCGGCTTGGAGATGGGCGGAAATTTCTATGGCGGGTATTTATGCCAAGCCATGGATTTCGTGAAAATAAATCTGGCCCACATTGCAGATTTGGCAGACCGTCAGGTGTTGATGTTGGTGAGTGATAAATTCAATCGCGGCTTGTCTGCGAATTTGATCGATACCAAATCAATTCCGGCAAATGAACAGCATATGCACCATGGACTGAAAGGTCTGCACCAAACAGTGGGTGCCATCACCAGTGAAGTCATTCAACGTTCCATTCCCAGTGGAATTTTCTCGCGCTCGTCTGAATCCCATAACCAGGACAAAGTTTCTTTGGGCATGAGTGCTTCAATGACGTGTTTGGATATGCTTGAAGGCGTTTACAAAATTCTGGCGATGCAGTTGGTTTGTCTGGCTCAAGCCTTGGATTTAAAAGACATCAAACTTCAAAGTGAAAAGTCTCAAAAGGTTTACTCGATGGTGCGAAGCCAGGTGAGCTTTGTGAATTATGATCGCAGTCTGGGACAAGAAATCTTAAATCTGACTCAAACCATGCAACAACAGGCATTGAGGAAATAA
- a CDS encoding acyl-CoA dehydrogenase family protein, translating into MSFNWKEFDLYNPTPEHSMLRETVNAFTQAEVEPQAHEHDRSEKFNLALFKKVGELGLLGITVPEQFGGAGMDPTAAVIVHEELSASDPGFALAYLAHSMLCVNNIAVNGSDEQRLRVLPKLCSGEWVGSMSMSEPAIGTDVLGMQTRAVKKGNEWVLNGRKMWITNGTIDENNTPCDLTLVYAKTGEKHGRAMISTFLVEKDHKGFEVGQKIKDKLGMRGSNTAELVFQDCHVPESALIGHEGDSMLHMMRNLEIERLTLAAMSLGIARRSIEIMNRYATEREAFGKSLNHFGQMQRYIADSYAEYKSARAYVYETARRMDLNKEGNRLDSDGVKLVATTMAKNVADRAIQVLGGYGYVGEYVVERLWRDAKLLEIGGGTLEAHQKNITRDLSKNPESLYK; encoded by the coding sequence ATGTCCTTTAATTGGAAAGAATTTGATCTTTACAATCCCACGCCTGAGCACAGTATGTTGCGTGAAACTGTCAACGCTTTCACGCAAGCTGAAGTCGAACCTCAAGCTCATGAGCACGATCGTTCTGAAAAATTCAACTTAGCACTTTTCAAAAAAGTGGGTGAACTGGGTCTTTTAGGAATCACAGTTCCAGAACAATTCGGCGGTGCGGGTATGGACCCAACAGCTGCGGTCATTGTTCATGAAGAGCTTTCCGCATCGGATCCAGGTTTTGCTTTGGCCTATCTTGCGCACTCGATGCTTTGTGTGAATAACATCGCGGTGAATGGCAGTGACGAGCAGCGCCTTCGTGTCCTTCCAAAACTTTGCTCTGGGGAGTGGGTTGGATCTATGTCGATGTCAGAGCCTGCTATCGGGACGGATGTTCTGGGTATGCAAACTCGCGCCGTTAAAAAAGGCAACGAGTGGGTTTTGAATGGTCGCAAAATGTGGATCACAAACGGCACGATTGATGAAAACAATACGCCTTGTGATTTAACTCTGGTGTACGCGAAGACGGGTGAAAAACACGGTCGCGCGATGATCTCTACATTCTTGGTGGAAAAAGATCACAAGGGTTTCGAAGTCGGTCAAAAAATTAAAGACAAGTTGGGTATGCGCGGATCGAACACGGCAGAACTTGTATTCCAAGACTGCCACGTTCCTGAATCGGCCCTTATCGGTCATGAAGGTGATTCGATGCTGCATATGATGCGCAATCTTGAAATCGAGCGCCTTACTTTGGCGGCGATGAGCTTGGGTATTGCTCGCAGATCTATCGAGATCATGAATCGCTATGCAACTGAGCGTGAAGCGTTCGGTAAATCTTTGAACCACTTTGGTCAAATGCAGCGCTATATCGCTGACAGCTACGCTGAATACAAATCGGCTCGCGCCTATGTGTACGAGACGGCTCGCCGCATGGATTTGAACAAAGAGGGCAACCGCTTGGATTCAGACGGTGTAAAACTGGTGGCAACAACAATGGCGAAAAACGTGGCAGACCGTGCGATCCAGGTTTTGGGTGGTTACGGTTATGTGGGTGAGTATGTTGTTGAAAGATTGTGGAGAGATGCGAAGTTGTTAGAAATTGGTGGCGGTACTTTGGAAGCCCACCAAAAAAATATCACTCGTGATTTGTCTAAAAATCCTGAATCTCTTTACAAGTAG
- a CDS encoding mechanosensitive ion channel family protein → MLALIEYSLVDEMNRGTGFGWLLMLGIALVGAIVIKAILKFAEARLVKYITKYQGIWDDIVLQCLGATKALVLFFWILHPLVQSTQATNGKKIVLLLFVLASSLQIALWGLRCIHLWRDDVVKKRMKTDRESASAIRLIASGIQGLFLISLVLVGLSNLGVDIAALIAGLGVGGIAVALAAQNILGDLFASLSILLDKPFVVGDFIVSKGDMGTVETIGIKTTRLRSLSGEELIFSNKDLLESRVKNFKRMWERRAVMNFNIGYLTDTAKLEEIPKWVKQFVDEDSLLRFDRCHLMNFDEASLKYEIVFWVKDPDFNKYFDSQQTLMLKMLRRFDEEGITFSMGARPFLMQQGDSNEESVKTLVKSDSKDNRSEASSH, encoded by the coding sequence ATGCTCGCCCTCATTGAATACTCACTGGTTGATGAAATGAATCGCGGAACTGGTTTTGGTTGGCTTCTGATGCTGGGTATCGCCCTGGTCGGTGCCATCGTCATAAAAGCCATTTTGAAATTTGCAGAAGCGCGCCTGGTTAAGTACATCACGAAATATCAGGGTATTTGGGACGATATCGTCTTGCAGTGTCTTGGGGCTACCAAGGCCTTGGTGCTTTTCTTTTGGATTTTGCATCCCCTGGTTCAAAGCACTCAAGCGACCAATGGCAAAAAAATCGTCTTGCTCCTTTTCGTGTTGGCTTCTTCGCTGCAGATTGCTCTGTGGGGCCTTCGATGTATCCACTTATGGAGAGACGACGTCGTCAAAAAAAGAATGAAGACCGATAGGGAATCTGCTTCAGCCATCCGCCTGATTGCTTCAGGCATTCAGGGACTCTTCCTTATATCATTGGTCTTAGTCGGTTTAAGTAATTTAGGTGTCGACATTGCAGCTCTGATTGCAGGCCTGGGAGTCGGTGGTATTGCTGTGGCATTGGCGGCGCAAAATATTCTGGGTGATCTTTTTGCCTCTCTTTCCATTCTGTTGGATAAACCTTTTGTGGTCGGCGACTTTATCGTGTCCAAAGGTGACATGGGTACAGTTGAAACCATCGGCATCAAAACCACCCGCCTGCGCAGTCTATCCGGCGAAGAGCTCATTTTCTCTAACAAAGATCTTTTAGAAAGCCGGGTTAAAAACTTTAAGCGCATGTGGGAGCGCCGAGCGGTGATGAACTTTAACATCGGTTATTTAACTGACACGGCCAAACTGGAAGAGATTCCAAAGTGGGTGAAACAGTTTGTGGATGAAGATTCCCTGCTTCGCTTTGATCGCTGTCATTTGATGAATTTTGACGAAGCCTCTTTGAAGTACGAAATCGTTTTTTGGGTGAAAGATCCGGACTTTAATAAATACTTCGATTCGCAGCAAACCTTGATGTTAAAAATGCTGCGTAGGTTTGATGAAGAAGGGATTACTTTCTCTATGGGGGCAAGACCCTTCCTCATGCAACAGGGAGATTCCAACGAGGAGAGCGTGAAAACCCTGGTCAAGAGTGACAGCAAGGACAATCGGAGCGAAGCGAGTTCTCACTGA
- a CDS encoding RNA methyltransferase, whose product MFPYGSDIEINANLKINYQVVLEKLGPLLTDDRRLKIDRVVAQRNFDTAVVLESIYDRGNISAVMRSAEGLGFGNFHVIETQEKFKESARVTQGADKWVEVKKWQNTTDCVKNLKSQGYKIYVTHLDARSKPLHEVDFSGKAALVLGNEKNGVSPEMVAAADECIIIPMTGFVQSFNISVAGALSLYHISQDRMKRGGSNASLSHQEQDILRAYYYLRTQDSGFQYLEELFARGQIKA is encoded by the coding sequence ATGTTTCCTTATGGGTCTGATATCGAGATAAATGCTAATTTAAAAATCAATTATCAAGTGGTTCTGGAAAAACTGGGGCCGCTTTTGACAGATGACCGTCGATTAAAAATTGATCGCGTGGTCGCGCAAAGAAATTTCGATACAGCCGTCGTTTTGGAAAGCATTTATGACCGTGGGAATATTTCTGCCGTTATGAGATCAGCTGAAGGCTTGGGCTTTGGCAATTTTCACGTCATCGAAACTCAGGAAAAATTTAAAGAATCTGCTCGTGTCACTCAAGGAGCTGACAAGTGGGTGGAAGTCAAAAAATGGCAGAACACCACGGACTGTGTAAAGAACCTGAAAAGTCAGGGCTACAAAATTTACGTCACTCATTTAGATGCGCGTTCAAAGCCTCTTCATGAAGTTGATTTCTCTGGAAAAGCTGCTTTGGTATTGGGTAACGAAAAAAATGGCGTGAGCCCTGAAATGGTCGCCGCCGCTGACGAATGTATTATCATCCCGATGACGGGCTTTGTTCAAAGCTTCAATATCTCTGTTGCAGGAGCTTTAAGTCTGTACCATATTTCTCAAGATCGCATGAAACGTGGAGGCTCCAATGCTTCCCTAAGCCATCAGGAGCAAGACATTCTGCGCGCTTATTACTATTTGCGCACACAGGACTCAGGATTCCAATATCTTGAAGAACTTTTTGCAAGAGGACAGATTAAAGCATAA
- a CDS encoding class I SAM-dependent methyltransferase: protein MTRTIKLRYTETTGCIFVDKIAGLNTHTPEHGQRGCVEVYEEELDRKLFVVHRLDKATSGALCFAKTSEDAAEISRLFEQHLVSKKYLFLTDKPAGSLEFTYQSHIEKEKNKFVSTKDKDPNSKTTFRWIKALGRFQLWEAIPHTGKPHQIRLHAEAKGIPILGDSEHGGSRFYRLCLHSHSLEFTLRGEPIKFETDLPVWAKDGELNEHEEDLILAEAFQRRERLYKFTELKDECLRLSHRELDTYRIDQYGEYLWVYWYKEEDPSVPDLLRFERISKKLKKKILIRKMLNRGDDPNAELLWTIGQTQTSWVAKENNVKYELRSDTGLSPGLFLDQRENRLWVSEHAQDRRVLNLFSYTSGFSVVSAMAGAEEVCTVDVSSNFLDWSKRNFILNGLDPEHEKYEFWNSDCILFLKGTVRRKRKFGLIICDPPSFGRSKNGVFSISKNFDELLINAMYCLEKNGLLLFCTNYEKWTSGDLHLRLEKLKREFSFKILPAPSQGIDFELPDQEPLMKSIILRKN from the coding sequence ATGACACGCACGATTAAGCTTCGCTACACCGAGACAACCGGTTGCATCTTCGTTGACAAGATTGCCGGCCTAAACACGCACACTCCAGAGCATGGACAACGTGGTTGCGTCGAAGTGTACGAAGAAGAGTTGGATCGCAAACTATTCGTCGTGCACCGCCTGGATAAAGCGACCTCTGGCGCTCTGTGTTTTGCTAAAACTTCCGAGGACGCGGCGGAAATCTCCCGCCTCTTCGAACAACATTTGGTAAGTAAGAAATATCTTTTTTTAACTGACAAGCCGGCAGGTTCGTTAGAATTCACTTATCAATCCCACATCGAAAAAGAAAAAAATAAATTCGTTAGCACCAAAGATAAAGACCCTAATTCCAAAACTACATTCCGATGGATCAAAGCTTTAGGGCGCTTTCAACTATGGGAAGCCATTCCTCACACCGGAAAACCGCACCAGATTCGCCTGCACGCCGAGGCCAAGGGCATTCCGATTTTGGGTGATAGTGAACACGGTGGCAGTCGTTTTTATCGACTGTGCTTGCACTCCCACTCTTTGGAGTTCACTTTGCGTGGAGAACCCATTAAGTTCGAAACAGACCTTCCCGTATGGGCCAAAGATGGCGAATTAAACGAGCACGAGGAAGATCTGATTTTGGCAGAGGCGTTTCAACGTCGCGAGCGTCTGTACAAATTCACGGAACTGAAAGACGAATGTTTGCGCCTGTCTCATCGCGAGCTCGATACCTACCGTATCGATCAATATGGTGAATACCTTTGGGTGTATTGGTACAAAGAAGAGGACCCGTCTGTACCGGATCTTTTGCGCTTTGAGCGCATCTCGAAAAAACTAAAAAAGAAAATCCTGATTCGAAAAATGCTCAACCGCGGTGACGATCCCAATGCGGAGCTTTTGTGGACGATCGGTCAGACCCAAACAAGCTGGGTCGCCAAAGAAAACAATGTGAAGTACGAACTTCGCAGTGACACGGGGCTTTCCCCTGGTTTGTTTTTGGATCAACGTGAAAATCGCCTGTGGGTCAGTGAGCACGCCCAGGACCGTCGCGTTTTAAATCTTTTCTCTTATACCAGCGGCTTTAGTGTCGTTTCAGCCATGGCAGGAGCAGAGGAAGTTTGCACGGTTGACGTCTCTTCAAATTTCCTGGATTGGAGCAAGCGCAATTTCATCCTTAACGGACTTGATCCAGAACATGAAAAATATGAATTCTGGAATAGTGACTGCATCTTGTTCCTGAAAGGGACTGTTCGACGTAAAAGAAAATTCGGTTTAATCATTTGCGACCCACCGTCTTTTGGTCGCTCCAAGAACGGTGTTTTTTCCATTAGTAAAAACTTTGATGAACTTTTAATCAATGCTATGTACTGCCTGGAAAAAAATGGCTTGTTGTTGTTCTGTACTAACTATGAAAAGTGGACAAGTGGCGATCTGCATTTGCGCTTGGAAAAACTTAAAAGAGAATTCTCGTTCAAGATTCTGCCTGCTCCCTCCCAAGGAATTGATTTTGAATTGCCGGATCAGGAACCTTTGATGAAATCCATCATCCTTCGCAAAAACTAA